Proteins encoded together in one Myxococcales bacterium window:
- a CDS encoding tetratricopeptide repeat protein, with amino-acid sequence MNDELKALLERGDTDAALALATKRLAEARSGGDDASLALALIDDARAQMAHGDRDEAVMTVDEAISRARKGLGPKDARYAEALELGGEIAAAASMPNAADARFRAAIEVLESAGIAGAPLAHALLQHGLFRRSQGDAVGAVRAFSAVVTRAGEDPEARAFGATALTEMGFVVLDEGQVASAREVGDRALEVFLSLGRARRVEVADAMALVGLAALRQGEPSTARDFLETACEVYRGTKAPAGGRRALAHHHLGRALAALGEKAAARAALLDAIDLYREGSGERIAIEQEVLDLARG; translated from the coding sequence ATGAACGACGAACTGAAGGCGCTCCTCGAGAGGGGCGACACGGACGCTGCCCTCGCGCTGGCCACGAAGCGGCTGGCGGAGGCGCGCTCGGGCGGTGACGACGCCTCGCTCGCGTTGGCGCTCATCGACGACGCGCGAGCTCAGATGGCCCACGGAGACCGGGACGAAGCCGTGATGACGGTGGACGAAGCCATCTCGCGGGCTCGCAAGGGCCTCGGCCCCAAGGACGCACGCTACGCCGAGGCGCTCGAGCTCGGCGGAGAGATCGCGGCGGCCGCGAGCATGCCGAACGCCGCGGACGCGCGCTTCCGTGCGGCGATCGAGGTGCTCGAGAGCGCGGGGATCGCGGGCGCACCGCTCGCGCACGCGCTCCTCCAGCACGGGCTCTTTCGGCGCTCGCAGGGCGACGCCGTCGGGGCGGTGCGCGCGTTCTCCGCGGTCGTGACGCGCGCCGGGGAGGATCCCGAGGCGCGCGCGTTCGGAGCGACCGCGCTCACCGAGATGGGGTTCGTGGTGCTCGACGAAGGTCAAGTGGCATCGGCGCGTGAGGTCGGCGATCGCGCCCTCGAGGTCTTCCTGTCGCTCGGGCGCGCACGGCGAGTCGAGGTCGCCGACGCGATGGCGCTCGTCGGGCTCGCGGCGCTCCGCCAGGGAGAGCCGTCGACCGCGAGGGACTTCTTGGAGACCGCGTGCGAGGTCTATCGAGGGACGAAGGCGCCCGCGGGTGGGCGGCGCGCCCTCGCACATCACCACCTGGGGCGCGCGCTCGCAGCGCTCGGGGAGAAGGCCGCGGCCCGCGCGGCGCTGCTCGACGCCATCGATCTCTACCGCGAAGGCAGCGGAGAACGGATCGCGATCGAGCAAGAGGTGCTCGACCTCGCGCGAGGCTGA
- a CDS encoding DUF3575 domain-containing protein: MRRAVAVALLALLVSAPTRARAAEAEATRPSASVPKNVVLADLGLHVIALGYQRTLSDHVALSVSGGLYDPWTVTDKVGDIRGAMLRVRPYFFFTDHAPRGVWISPFAQGAVVRGTSQGEARTGGAFALGAAAGYAFLFGDVVHLSLGVGGQLHYARVGTDAPPSFYTAGIHVDGTVGFAF, from the coding sequence ATGCGCCGAGCCGTCGCCGTAGCCCTTCTCGCCCTCCTCGTGTCCGCACCCACGCGCGCCCGCGCCGCGGAGGCCGAAGCGACGCGCCCCTCGGCGAGCGTGCCGAAGAACGTCGTGCTCGCCGACCTCGGGCTCCACGTCATCGCGCTCGGCTACCAGCGTACCCTCTCCGACCACGTGGCGCTGTCGGTGTCGGGCGGCCTCTACGACCCTTGGACGGTCACCGACAAGGTCGGAGACATCCGCGGCGCCATGCTCCGCGTGAGGCCCTACTTCTTCTTTACGGATCATGCCCCGCGGGGCGTGTGGATCTCGCCCTTCGCCCAAGGCGCCGTGGTGAGGGGCACGTCGCAGGGCGAGGCTCGCACCGGAGGAGCCTTCGCCCTGGGCGCCGCGGCGGGGTACGCGTTTTTGTTCGGCGATGTCGTGCACCTCTCGCTCGGCGTCGGAGGTCAGCTCCACTACGCCCGCGTGGGCACCGACGCGCCCCCGTCGTTCTATACGGCCGGCATTCACGTCGACGGAACGGTCGGCTTCGCCTTCTGA
- a CDS encoding ATP-binding protein, translating into MSSSRAFDPLRYGLRALDEMAREQASVAPPPRIMGEVFAPHPILRSSAPDGAALSLRLFSDSADDATDFVLGAASQLRLEPIPARAAPLFEAHATYQSVESDESLTFGFPLVTYVQQGASRAAPLFSVGGGRAVWTVGDTAWRLPRAARDGVPMTLPTALVLELDEEASYGIHGGVWHYLFGLDGGTLASVARASRYGLGALVRAATRALELGGEGESTSEEELEAPPEDTSDVTAKDLDALTLAASRRAPPSRGLRAFPHGIAMLPPRGDPTSSLRTDLRALLDDVAPARGPLAVYLGAPAAPPHDAPVWSCGRISPTSSQLAAARAFEGSSDLVSVCGPPGCGKTALLHVVAAQTVVACALSGQWDKAPRRSAPWPLVVTSTNNAAVDHALAPFVGSPEIPLALRLGNRRSLAEVTANALATAGAALSSPGVMSLERARAAFEDLAKPVRAAERARVAAAAAERERLSRRGELERRAAALRTLVARAEASPVPLSELDVSLVAAARSALAEHAEAADALVRLHLEGARASVERACEKWARANELRSPRFAPVLSALGLALPCGPLDASRARESAESQSAGLRAVVGRLDDLANALALPSSRLELLEIEEELRRAPTTALHAPAPSSDLYEAALLVRDAWAREHRQELSKRLTTALGAVGDGRGARAKPLPQALLELAPLFPIAGCTLLSMRTSFPLDKEVVDRLVVDEAAQCAPVYAVPALARARRAMFTGDTAQLPPVYTLDPRVDERLAKGLDAAKIQGFRMSAEAVTSAQAVAEPRARAHVTLVEHFRSQRPIVELASRWSGYSLDVRTEPRSLSDVSSRLVAPVVTIGVPGRGERAPEGVVNEAEVAVAVGLVDALLRDGILPSDLAVLTPFVGQCARIERELFARGLVQRGECW; encoded by the coding sequence TTGAGCTCCTCTCGTGCCTTCGATCCGCTGCGCTACGGCCTTCGCGCCCTCGACGAGATGGCGCGCGAGCAGGCGAGCGTCGCTCCGCCGCCGCGGATCATGGGCGAGGTGTTCGCTCCCCACCCGATCCTCCGATCCTCCGCGCCGGATGGCGCCGCGCTGTCGCTGCGTCTCTTCTCCGACTCGGCCGACGACGCCACCGACTTCGTGCTCGGCGCCGCGTCGCAGCTCCGCCTCGAGCCCATTCCCGCGCGTGCCGCGCCGCTCTTCGAGGCGCACGCCACGTACCAGTCCGTCGAGTCCGACGAGTCGCTGACGTTCGGTTTTCCGCTGGTCACCTACGTGCAGCAGGGCGCGAGCCGCGCCGCACCGCTCTTCTCCGTCGGCGGAGGTCGGGCGGTTTGGACCGTCGGAGATACCGCCTGGCGCCTCCCCCGCGCCGCCCGTGACGGTGTCCCCATGACGCTGCCCACCGCGCTCGTGCTCGAGCTCGACGAGGAGGCTTCGTACGGCATCCATGGTGGAGTCTGGCACTACCTCTTCGGCCTCGACGGCGGGACACTCGCCTCGGTCGCGCGTGCCTCGCGGTACGGCCTCGGCGCCCTCGTTCGTGCCGCGACGCGCGCCCTCGAGCTCGGCGGGGAGGGGGAGAGCACGTCCGAGGAGGAGCTCGAAGCCCCTCCGGAGGACACGTCCGACGTGACCGCCAAAGACCTCGACGCGCTCACGCTCGCGGCGAGCCGGAGGGCACCACCGAGCCGCGGGCTCCGGGCGTTTCCCCACGGCATCGCGATGCTGCCTCCCCGCGGCGATCCCACGAGCAGCCTCCGCACGGACCTCCGCGCCCTCCTCGACGACGTCGCGCCCGCGCGAGGTCCGCTCGCCGTGTACCTCGGCGCGCCCGCCGCGCCACCCCACGATGCACCGGTGTGGTCGTGTGGACGCATCTCGCCCACATCTTCGCAGCTCGCCGCGGCGCGCGCCTTCGAGGGGAGCTCGGATCTCGTCTCCGTGTGCGGGCCCCCGGGCTGCGGGAAGACCGCGTTGCTCCACGTGGTTGCCGCGCAGACGGTGGTCGCGTGTGCCCTGTCCGGCCAGTGGGACAAGGCCCCGCGCCGCTCCGCGCCCTGGCCCCTCGTCGTGACGAGCACGAACAACGCGGCGGTCGATCACGCCCTCGCCCCCTTCGTCGGCTCTCCGGAGATCCCGCTCGCTCTCCGGCTCGGCAATCGGCGGTCCCTCGCCGAGGTCACCGCGAACGCGCTCGCCACGGCCGGCGCGGCCTTGTCCTCGCCTGGCGTCATGTCGCTCGAGCGCGCGCGCGCGGCGTTCGAGGACCTCGCAAAGCCCGTTCGGGCGGCGGAGCGGGCTCGTGTCGCCGCGGCTGCCGCGGAGCGTGAGCGCCTGTCGCGTCGAGGGGAGCTCGAGCGCCGCGCCGCCGCGCTTCGAACGCTCGTGGCTCGCGCCGAAGCCTCCCCCGTCCCTCTGTCGGAGCTCGACGTGTCGCTGGTCGCCGCGGCACGAAGCGCGCTCGCGGAGCACGCCGAGGCCGCCGATGCGCTCGTTCGCCTCCACCTCGAGGGCGCGCGGGCCTCCGTCGAGCGCGCGTGCGAAAAATGGGCACGCGCCAACGAGCTACGCTCCCCGCGGTTCGCGCCCGTGCTCTCGGCCCTCGGCCTCGCGCTGCCCTGTGGTCCGCTCGACGCGAGCCGCGCTCGTGAGAGCGCCGAGTCCCAAAGTGCCGGGCTCCGGGCCGTGGTCGGGCGCCTCGACGACCTGGCGAACGCGCTCGCTCTCCCCTCGTCGCGCCTCGAGCTCCTGGAGATCGAGGAAGAGCTCCGGCGTGCGCCCACCACCGCGTTGCACGCGCCCGCGCCGTCTTCGGACCTCTACGAAGCCGCGCTCCTCGTGAGAGACGCGTGGGCCCGCGAGCACCGCCAGGAGCTCTCGAAGCGGCTCACGACGGCCCTCGGAGCCGTGGGGGACGGGCGCGGGGCTCGCGCGAAGCCGCTCCCTCAAGCGCTCCTCGAGCTCGCGCCGCTCTTCCCGATCGCGGGATGCACGCTCTTGTCGATGCGCACGAGCTTCCCGCTCGACAAGGAGGTCGTCGATCGGCTCGTCGTCGACGAGGCCGCGCAATGTGCGCCCGTGTACGCCGTCCCGGCGCTCGCGCGCGCGAGGAGGGCCATGTTCACCGGGGACACGGCCCAGCTCCCGCCCGTGTACACGCTCGACCCTCGCGTCGACGAGCGCCTCGCCAAGGGGCTCGACGCCGCGAAAATCCAAGGGTTTCGCATGAGCGCCGAGGCGGTCACGTCGGCCCAAGCCGTGGCCGAGCCGCGCGCGCGCGCCCACGTCACGCTCGTCGAGCACTTTCGCTCGCAGCGCCCGATCGTGGAGCTCGCGTCGCGGTGGAGTGGATACTCCCTCGACGTCCGCACCGAGCCGCGTTCGCTCTCCGACGTCTCGTCGCGCCTCGTCGCTCCGGTCGTGACGATCGGCGTGCCGGGGCGAGGGGAGCGAGCTCCGGAGGGCGTCGTGAACGAAGCCGAGGTCGCCGTCGCCGTCGGCCTCGTCGACGCGCTGCTCCGCGACGGGATCCTCCCGTCCGACCTCGCCGTGCTCACCCCGTTCGTCGGGCAGTGCGCGCGCATCGAGCGTGAGCTCTTCGCGCGAGGTCTCGTCCAGAGGGGGGAGTGCTGGTGA
- a CDS encoding ATP-binding domain-containing protein, whose translation MSTVHRLQGGERRVVVFSVAATARRHLRWLAERPHLLHVATSRARDHLVVLVDPDAALSEPALAPFAEHVSRDDRAGRASFGVEAEVRGARGG comes from the coding sequence GTGAGCACCGTGCACCGCCTGCAGGGTGGCGAGCGTCGCGTCGTCGTGTTCTCGGTGGCGGCGACGGCGAGGCGTCATCTCCGTTGGCTCGCCGAACGTCCGCACCTCCTTCACGTCGCCACGAGCCGCGCCCGCGACCACCTCGTCGTCCTGGTCGACCCCGACGCGGCGCTCTCCGAGCCCGCCCTCGCCCCCTTCGCCGAGCACGTGTCACGCGACGATCGCGCTGGACGCGCGTCTTTCGGCGTCGAAGCGGAGGTACGTGGCGCTCGTGGGGGATGA
- a CDS encoding glycosyltransferase family 4 protein — MNHLLDSSSIEPLRRIAMLGTHLPRLCGIATFSHHLSSAIAEERPDVDCFVVAMNDPGRVHAYPERVRFEIAETDVGSYRRAADYLNVNPTDVLSIQHEYGIFGGKAGSHLLALMRELRMPAVTTLHTILSEPGPVHKAVMDEVLSLSARVVVMSERGRALLEEVHGVPHEKIDLVPHGIPVVPEASRSKDRLGVEGKQVVLTFGLLSPDKGIENVIEALPHIVERFPDIVYVVLGATHPHVKARHGETYRLMLESRAKQLGVDGNMIFHDRFVSEAELAEFLSAADIYVTPYLKPEQITSGTLAYAVGSGRAVISTPYHYAQELLAHDRGVLVPWRDPAAIARAVVELLSDDVERERMRERAAKYGRHMQWPAVARSYVRTFERARVEHAGRLRASFQAKTLRRRPAELPSPDLSHLRAMTDDTGLIQHAAYNVPRYEDGYCVDDNARAMLLVAHLEEAGTEDERLVRSLGDRYLAFVRYAFDGTNGRFRNFMTFDRRWVDEVGSDDSHARTVWALGTVVGRSPEGARRRLAGDLFHASLPAVTPMTSPRAWAYTLLGIDEYLKAFQGETSVEALRDALADRLLAMYLSVATEEWPWFESSATYCNARLSQALLVSGARVGRPDMTAAGLRSLAWLARVQRSDQGHFSPIGTNGFFRSGGAMALFDQQPVEACTMVSACLDARRVTGDELWGRHASRAMGWFFGENRLHTSLFDPSTGGCRDGLHADRPNENQGAESTLSFLLALAEMRAADRVELARGRSAPPPPHGAAIADGQWSTP, encoded by the coding sequence ATGAACCATTTGCTCGATTCGTCCTCGATCGAACCGCTGCGTCGGATCGCGATGCTCGGGACACATTTGCCCCGCCTCTGCGGTATCGCGACGTTCTCGCATCACCTCTCTAGCGCGATCGCGGAGGAGCGCCCGGACGTCGACTGCTTCGTGGTCGCCATGAACGATCCGGGGCGCGTGCACGCCTATCCCGAGAGGGTGCGATTCGAGATCGCCGAGACCGACGTAGGCTCGTACCGTCGCGCCGCCGACTACCTGAACGTCAACCCGACCGACGTCCTCTCGATTCAGCACGAATATGGCATTTTCGGAGGGAAGGCCGGCTCGCACCTCCTCGCGCTCATGCGCGAGCTCCGCATGCCCGCCGTCACGACGCTCCACACGATTTTGAGCGAGCCCGGGCCCGTGCACAAGGCCGTCATGGACGAGGTGCTCTCGCTCTCGGCGAGGGTCGTCGTCATGAGCGAGCGTGGTCGCGCGCTCCTCGAGGAGGTGCACGGCGTCCCTCACGAGAAGATCGATCTCGTGCCGCACGGGATACCGGTCGTACCCGAGGCGTCGCGCAGCAAAGATAGGCTCGGCGTCGAGGGAAAGCAGGTGGTCCTCACCTTCGGGCTCTTGTCTCCCGACAAAGGCATCGAGAACGTCATCGAGGCGCTCCCGCACATCGTGGAGCGCTTCCCGGATATCGTCTACGTCGTGCTCGGGGCCACCCATCCGCACGTCAAGGCGAGGCACGGCGAGACGTACCGGCTCATGCTCGAGAGCCGCGCGAAGCAGCTCGGGGTCGACGGGAACATGATCTTCCACGACAGGTTCGTGAGCGAAGCCGAGCTCGCCGAGTTCCTGTCCGCGGCCGACATCTACGTGACTCCCTACCTGAAACCCGAGCAGATCACCTCGGGGACTCTGGCCTACGCCGTGGGCTCGGGCCGCGCCGTCATCTCGACGCCGTACCATTACGCGCAAGAGCTCTTGGCGCACGATCGCGGCGTGCTCGTGCCGTGGCGTGATCCCGCGGCCATCGCCCGCGCGGTCGTCGAGCTGCTCTCCGACGACGTCGAACGAGAGCGAATGCGAGAGCGCGCCGCGAAGTATGGGCGCCACATGCAGTGGCCTGCCGTCGCGCGGTCGTACGTGCGGACCTTCGAGCGCGCGCGCGTCGAGCACGCAGGGCGCCTCCGCGCATCGTTCCAAGCGAAGACGCTGCGTCGTCGCCCGGCCGAGCTGCCATCTCCCGACTTGTCCCACCTCCGCGCCATGACGGACGACACCGGGCTCATCCAACACGCCGCCTACAACGTACCCCGCTACGAAGACGGATACTGTGTCGACGACAACGCGCGGGCGATGCTCCTCGTCGCTCACCTCGAAGAGGCCGGCACCGAAGACGAGCGGCTCGTTCGGTCGCTCGGCGATCGTTATCTCGCCTTCGTACGTTATGCCTTCGACGGGACGAACGGCCGCTTCCGTAATTTCATGACCTTCGATCGCCGCTGGGTCGACGAGGTCGGCTCCGACGACAGCCACGCCCGCACGGTATGGGCGCTAGGCACGGTCGTCGGGCGCTCCCCCGAGGGGGCGCGAAGGAGGCTCGCGGGCGACTTGTTTCACGCGTCTCTCCCCGCCGTGACCCCGATGACGAGCCCGAGGGCATGGGCCTATACGCTCTTGGGTATCGACGAGTACTTAAAGGCATTTCAGGGAGAGACGAGCGTCGAGGCCCTCCGGGACGCGCTCGCCGATCGCCTCCTCGCCATGTACCTCTCGGTCGCGACCGAAGAGTGGCCATGGTTCGAATCTTCGGCGACGTACTGCAACGCACGGCTCTCCCAGGCGCTCCTCGTCTCGGGCGCCCGCGTCGGTCGGCCCGACATGACGGCCGCAGGGCTCCGCTCGCTCGCGTGGCTCGCTCGTGTCCAACGCTCGGATCAGGGGCACTTCTCCCCCATCGGCACGAATGGCTTCTTCCGCTCGGGGGGGGCGATGGCCCTCTTCGACCAACAGCCCGTCGAGGCTTGTACGATGGTGTCGGCGTGCCTCGACGCGCGTCGTGTCACGGGGGACGAGCTCTGGGGGCGTCACGCATCACGCGCCATGGGTTGGTTCTTCGGTGAGAACCGGCTCCACACCTCGCTCTTCGACCCGAGCACCGGCGGCTGTCGCGACGGCCTCCACGCCGACCGCCCCAACGAGAACCAAGGGGCGGAGTCGACGCTCTCGTTCTTGCTCGCGCTCGCCGAGATGCGCGCGGCCGATCGCGTCGAGCTCGCTCGTGGAAGGTCGGCCCCGCCGCCCCCGCATGGTGCGGCGATCGCGGATGGGCAATGGTCGACTCCTTGA
- a CDS encoding glycosidase — MSVTRRYETLLHRHRRNPILTADDWPYPVHTVFNPGATRLADGTTLLLCRVEDRRGHSHLCAARSANGIDGWVIDREPTLMADPDHYPEELWGIEDPRITFVPELGKYAVTYTAFGKSGPGLALALTEDFRTFERFGLVMPPDDKDGALLPHRIDGSFALVHRPMHDTGAHVWISFSPDLRNWGKHTLMLTARKGAWWDANKVGLSPPLIETPRGWLMLYHGVRHTCSGALYRLGLALFAHDAPSVLLARGDSWIFGPEAPYEREGDVGMVAFPCGYTLGADGDSINLYYGAADSTVALATGSVSELLSWLDRNGSSP, encoded by the coding sequence ATGTCCGTGACTCGCCGCTACGAAACGCTCCTCCATCGCCACCGTCGCAACCCCATCCTCACGGCGGACGACTGGCCATATCCGGTGCACACCGTCTTCAACCCGGGGGCGACGCGCCTCGCCGACGGGACTACCCTCTTGCTCTGCCGCGTCGAGGACCGACGTGGGCATTCGCACCTCTGCGCCGCGCGCTCGGCCAATGGCATCGATGGGTGGGTCATCGATCGCGAGCCCACGCTCATGGCCGACCCGGATCACTACCCGGAGGAGCTGTGGGGAATCGAGGATCCGCGAATCACGTTCGTCCCCGAGCTCGGGAAGTACGCGGTGACCTACACCGCGTTCGGCAAGAGCGGCCCCGGCCTCGCGCTCGCGCTCACCGAGGATTTTCGGACGTTCGAGCGCTTCGGTCTCGTCATGCCGCCCGACGACAAAGACGGCGCGCTCCTCCCCCATCGTATCGACGGCAGCTTCGCCTTGGTGCACCGGCCGATGCACGACACGGGCGCGCACGTCTGGATCTCGTTCTCCCCCGACCTCCGCAACTGGGGCAAGCACACGCTGATGCTCACCGCCCGCAAGGGCGCCTGGTGGGACGCGAACAAGGTCGGCCTCTCTCCGCCGCTCATCGAGACCCCGCGGGGCTGGCTCATGCTCTACCACGGCGTGCGCCACACGTGCTCGGGGGCGCTCTACCGGCTCGGGCTCGCCCTCTTCGCCCACGACGCGCCGTCCGTGCTGCTCGCGCGAGGCGACTCTTGGATCTTCGGCCCGGAGGCACCCTACGAGCGAGAGGGCGACGTCGGCATGGTCGCCTTCCCGTGCGGGTACACCCTCGGCGCCGACGGAGACAGCATCAACCTCTACTACGGCGCCGCCGACAGCACGGTCGCGCTCGCCACGGGGAGCGTCAGCGAGCTGCTCTCGTGGCTCGATCGCAACGGCTCCTCCCCCTGA
- a CDS encoding carboxy terminal-processing peptidase — MRRKALPLVLVSILVAACGSAKSGTPPKGSSTSSPPTASASTLVVDNELPEVPADPREPILADAALALLGKQHVLRKPIDDALSRDAFQKLVEELDGGKVLFLEGHVQKLSRFENDIDNELREGNLVVARKGAALVAERRAMVAKLVKTLLEKPLDFTTSDSFETDPKKRVFCKTEAELEARWRSLLKLQVLERNQQFEDILESRAKPKDESKKPKDPDEAKREAIAERALGEIPATFEGREAKIRKELATRYETQFTRLKVTEKLEPAENLLNAVNAVFDPHTTYMPPAQEANFDIAITGKLEGIGATLREQDHYIVVHDLVPGGASWQQGKLEIGDLILAVAQEGKDPVDATDLPIDKVVSMIRGPKGTIVVLTVKKADGRIETISITRDVIRIEATYARGAVVRSGKNGEPVGYVYLPGFYGDVGGRGKPGERNATDDVRAILSALQKKKVTQLVLDLRGNGGGLLTHARDISGLFIPQGPVVQTRDSDGKIEVLADTDPSVSFSGNVVVLVDRFSASAAEILAGALQDYERAVVVGTSATHGKGTVQAVLDLDRMQAKGKEPLGLYKLTVQEYFRVSGGSTQLKGVVPDVLLPDPTSFVDSGERTLYHAIPWTSIKSAPYTKLPHTWKAPELASASEARTKASPELAAVAEFARILGARKDKTLEPLERKAWQDAKKAAKAELEKVDPKRKDRKVVLEVEALAASPAAGPAPTDEKIRARLDRWKDELARDVWVDECTRILADMAKAK; from the coding sequence GTGCGAAGAAAAGCCCTCCCTCTCGTCCTCGTCTCGATCCTCGTCGCCGCGTGCGGCTCCGCGAAATCCGGGACGCCACCCAAGGGCTCCTCCACCTCGTCGCCGCCCACGGCCTCGGCGTCGACCCTCGTCGTCGACAACGAGCTCCCCGAGGTTCCTGCCGATCCGCGCGAGCCCATCTTGGCCGACGCGGCGCTCGCGCTCCTCGGTAAGCAGCACGTCCTCCGAAAGCCCATCGACGACGCGCTCTCGCGCGACGCCTTCCAGAAGCTCGTCGAGGAGCTCGACGGCGGCAAGGTGCTCTTCCTCGAGGGCCACGTGCAGAAGCTCTCGCGCTTCGAGAACGACATCGACAACGAGCTCCGCGAGGGCAACCTCGTGGTCGCGCGAAAGGGGGCGGCCCTCGTCGCCGAGCGTCGCGCGATGGTCGCCAAGCTCGTCAAGACCCTCCTCGAGAAGCCGCTCGACTTCACCACGTCCGACTCGTTCGAGACGGACCCGAAAAAGCGTGTATTCTGCAAGACGGAGGCCGAGCTCGAGGCGCGATGGCGTTCCCTCCTGAAGCTGCAAGTGCTCGAGAGGAATCAACAATTCGAGGACATCCTCGAGTCTCGCGCGAAGCCGAAGGACGAGAGCAAAAAGCCGAAGGACCCGGACGAGGCCAAACGCGAGGCGATCGCGGAGCGCGCGCTCGGCGAGATCCCCGCCACGTTCGAGGGGCGCGAGGCCAAGATTCGTAAGGAGCTCGCGACCCGCTACGAGACGCAGTTCACGCGCCTCAAGGTGACCGAGAAGCTCGAGCCCGCCGAGAACCTCTTGAACGCCGTGAACGCCGTGTTCGACCCGCACACGACGTACATGCCGCCCGCCCAAGAGGCGAACTTCGACATCGCGATCACCGGCAAGCTCGAGGGGATCGGCGCGACGCTCCGCGAGCAGGACCACTACATCGTGGTGCACGATCTCGTCCCGGGCGGCGCGAGCTGGCAGCAGGGCAAGCTCGAGATTGGGGACCTCATCTTGGCGGTCGCTCAAGAGGGCAAAGATCCCGTCGACGCGACCGATCTCCCGATCGACAAGGTCGTCTCGATGATCCGCGGGCCCAAGGGCACCATCGTGGTGCTCACGGTCAAGAAGGCCGACGGACGGATCGAGACCATCTCCATCACCCGCGACGTCATCCGCATCGAAGCGACCTACGCGCGGGGCGCCGTCGTACGCTCCGGAAAGAACGGCGAGCCGGTCGGATACGTGTATCTTCCAGGCTTCTACGGAGACGTCGGAGGGCGCGGCAAACCTGGCGAGCGCAACGCGACGGACGACGTCCGCGCGATCCTCTCGGCCCTCCAGAAGAAGAAGGTCACGCAGCTCGTCCTCGACCTGCGCGGCAACGGCGGCGGGCTCCTCACGCACGCGCGGGACATCAGCGGGCTCTTCATTCCGCAGGGCCCCGTCGTCCAGACGCGGGACTCGGACGGCAAGATCGAGGTCCTCGCCGACACGGATCCGTCGGTCTCGTTCTCGGGCAACGTGGTCGTGCTCGTGGATCGGTTCAGCGCCTCGGCGGCCGAGATCCTCGCGGGCGCCCTGCAAGACTACGAACGCGCGGTCGTCGTCGGGACGAGCGCCACGCACGGCAAGGGCACGGTGCAGGCCGTGCTCGATCTCGATCGTATGCAGGCCAAGGGCAAAGAGCCGCTCGGGCTCTACAAGCTCACGGTGCAGGAGTATTTCCGCGTGAGCGGCGGCTCCACCCAGCTGAAGGGGGTCGTGCCCGACGTGCTCCTCCCCGATCCGACCTCGTTCGTCGACTCGGGCGAGCGCACGCTCTACCACGCCATCCCGTGGACCTCGATCAAGAGCGCCCCCTACACGAAGCTCCCCCACACGTGGAAGGCGCCCGAGCTCGCGAGCGCCAGCGAGGCCCGCACCAAAGCGAGCCCCGAGCTCGCCGCCGTCGCCGAGTTCGCTCGTATCCTCGGCGCACGCAAAGACAAGACCCTCGAGCCCCTCGAGCGCAAGGCCTGGCAAGACGCCAAGAAGGCCGCCAAGGCCGAGCTCGAGAAGGTCGATCCGAAGCGCAAGGATCGGAAGGTCGTGCTCGAGGTCGAGGCCCTCGCGGCGAGCCCCGCGGCCGGACCCGCGCCGACCGACGAGAAGATCCGCGCGCGCCTCGATCGCTGGAAGGACGAGCTCGCACGCGACGTGTGGGTCGACGAGTGCACGAGGATCCTTGCCGATATGGCAAAGGCGAAATAG
- a CDS encoding CPBP family intramembrane metalloprotease: MTSDDRVSRARRGLGLYFAVVVPLSAVIEWKIATSGGTISDHPGLVLALMWTPALAMFVARVALREGARDVSFRLRAPKGHEGPKAPLARPLLVAWLSPVLVGALAYGAAWASGIEPFSPKAMATFGLSHTPAGLRFVVSLVLNLTLGTVLSAITAAGEELGWRGYMLTRLVDAKVPYPVLVSTFVWGLWHAPLIAAGVYAAGPRPALSVGCFFASIVGGGALAAYSRLASGSVWPAVLFHAAWNAVIQGTFDGFTAGGDSAHTSNVLTGESGVLVAIVSVLVAVALVRGRHVMFRSPSDPMGQPRPLFARTLSDDAGP, encoded by the coding sequence ATGACCTCCGACGATCGTGTGTCGCGCGCTCGGCGCGGCCTAGGCCTCTATTTCGCCGTGGTCGTACCGTTGAGCGCGGTCATCGAGTGGAAAATCGCGACCTCGGGGGGCACGATCTCCGATCACCCGGGGCTCGTGCTCGCGCTCATGTGGACCCCGGCGTTGGCCATGTTCGTCGCACGCGTCGCGCTCCGCGAAGGGGCGCGAGACGTGTCGTTCCGTCTCCGGGCTCCCAAGGGGCACGAGGGCCCGAAGGCGCCGCTCGCTCGTCCCCTGCTCGTCGCCTGGCTCTCGCCGGTGCTCGTGGGAGCGCTCGCGTACGGTGCGGCGTGGGCCTCCGGGATCGAGCCCTTCTCCCCCAAGGCCATGGCGACCTTCGGCCTCTCGCACACCCCGGCGGGCCTTCGCTTCGTCGTGTCCCTCGTCTTGAACCTCACGCTCGGCACGGTGCTCTCGGCGATCACGGCGGCCGGGGAGGAGCTCGGCTGGCGAGGGTACATGCTCACGCGCCTCGTCGACGCCAAGGTGCCGTACCCCGTCCTCGTGAGCACGTTCGTCTGGGGGCTATGGCATGCGCCGCTCATCGCTGCAGGCGTGTACGCCGCCGGGCCTCGTCCCGCGCTGTCCGTCGGGTGTTTCTTCGCTTCGATCGTCGGTGGCGGAGCTTTGGCGGCCTACAGCCGTCTCGCGTCGGGGAGCGTGTGGCCCGCCGTGCTCTTTCACGCGGCGTGGAACGCGGTCATTCAAGGCACCTTCGACGGCTTCACGGCCGGAGGCGACTCGGCTCACACGAGCAACGTGCTCACGGGCGAGTCGGGTGTGCTCGTCGCGATCGTCAGCGTGCTCGTCGCGGTCGCGCTCGTTCGAGGCCGGCACGTGATGTTTCGATCGCCGAGCGACCCCATGGGCCAGCCGAGGCCGCTCTTCGCGCGCACCCTCTCGGACGACGCCGGCCCCTGA